The Daucus carota subsp. sativus chromosome 7, DH1 v3.0, whole genome shotgun sequence genome window below encodes:
- the LOC108196880 gene encoding uncharacterized protein LOC108196880 has product MYPSKLEDDDLFNLDPNQAHPSILDPFSLPPISPIPLFPDADSDADSSDGVLAGNSRSLHFINPDPHISTQFYTFNQQSHALMINCILSSRVANPEEIRVATPASVLSSWRSVWKDRNEDTAYVTAWKRIQDKLNVHVDDKNGNSFLCFKNNCNQFVSYTDQWQDIVMSSHSGSDFKHVGLRETIERIKQVWTVGAKFYGIPESFIRVCVTECPVCCESAPRNKRRRFEYTESFEVPANEVASKLHELAAKHKVVLCIRQKYIRCKPFMAEVKDYACHRAGEPASTSKKSKIMKREPYASKRCGCGFRIRAIVPISKYNEKDKTFVYEEEGVAVFKLYAVHSGHEPGPLDGNARIMHRVVGNKGGFMDHDVVYGMSEEVDNENFSVRGKDDGDMQLFFLQQAKELKTEIGLLEGKIGDIPSEVLGSLSQALFETVNKFRSLREHGANIVSFLSDKRQSDDLLVGESDLADWGSHHQQIYGNGKNTELIDDDEDSFERTLGDVSTWDQIRTECRVERDLLGETCKHEKWLKCSDFDEKSILDCEESKVIKPMRDGVTIESDGGLTGLQVDSFYVPENPKWFDSTCGLEDSTGDCGNSEFRPGETV; this is encoded by the coding sequence ATGTATCCAAGCAAGCTCGAAGACGACGATCTCTTCAATCTCGACCCAAACCAAGCCCACCCCTCCATTCTTGACCCTTTTTCACTCCCACCCATCTCCCCGATTCCTCTATTTCCCGACGCCGATTCCGATGCCGACTCCTCGGACGGCGTTTTGGCCGGAAATTCAAGAAGTCTTCATTTTATCAACCCGGACCCACATATTTCGACGCAGTTCTATACTTTTAATCAGCAATCGCATGCCCTTATGATCAATTGCATTCTTAGCTCGCGGGTTGCGAATCCTGAGGAGATCAGAGTGGCTACTCCGGCGAGTGTGCTGTCGAGCTGGAGGTCGGTGTGGAAGGACCGGAATGAGGATACTGCGTATGTGACTGCTTGGAAGCGGATTCAAGATAAGTTGAATGTTCATGTTGATGATAAGAATGGTAATAGTTTTTtgtgttttaaaaataattgtaatcaatttgtgtCGTATACTGATCAATGGCAAGATATTGTGATGAGTTCTCATTCGGGGTCGGATTTTAAGCATGTTGGACTTAGGGAGACTATAGAGAGGATTAAGCAGGTTTGGACTGTAGGTGCTAAGTTTTATGGGATTCCTGAGTCTTTTATTAGGGTTTGTGTTACTGAGTGTCCTGTGTGTTGTGAGTCTGCACCTAGGAATAAGAGGAGGAGGTTTGAGTACACAGAGTCGTTTGAGGTGCCTGCGAATGAGGTGGCTAGTAAGTTGCATGAATTGGCTGCGAAGCATAAGGTTGTTTTATGTATTAGGCAGAAGTATATTAGGTGTAAGCCATTTATGGCTGAGGTTAAGGATTATGCATGTCATCGGGCTGGAGAGCCTGCGTCGACTTCAAAGAAATCAAAGATTATGAAGAGGGAACCGTATGCGTCTAAGAGGTGTGGCTGTGGGTTTAGGATCCGCGCGATTGTCCCTATTTCGAAGTATAATGAAAAGGATAAAACTTTTGTTTATGAGGAAGAGGGGGTAGCTGTGTTCAAGCTGTATGCGGTGCATTCAGGGCATGAACCAGGGCCGTTAGATGGTAATGCTAGGATTATGCACAGGGTTGTTGGAAATAAAGGTGGGTTTATGGATCATGATGTAGTGTATGGTATGAGTGAGGAGGTAGATAACGAGAATTTTTCAGTCAGGGGAAAGGATGATGGAGATATGCAGCTCTTTTTTCTGCAGCAAGCGAAGGAATTGAAAACTGAAATCGGGCTTCTTGAAGGAAAAATTGGGGACATTCCATCAGAAGTGCTAGGTTCTCTGTCACAAGCTCTTTTCGAAACAGTTAATAAATTTCGCAGTCTCAGAGAACATGGTGCAAACATAGTTAGCTTTCTCTCGGATAAACGACAATCAGATGACCTCTTAGTGGGGGAGAGTGATTTGGCAGATTGGGGTAGTCACCATCAGCAAATCTATGGAAATGGCAAGAATACAGAACTCATTGATGATGACGAAGATAGTTTTGAGAGAACTCTTGGTGATGTTTCTACATGGGATCAGATCAGAACAGAATGCAGGGTTGAGAGGGATTTGCTTGGTGAGACTTGTAAACATGAGAAGTGGTTGAAATGTAGTGACTTTGACGAGAAGAGTATACTCGACTGTGAGGAATCTAAAGTAATTAAACCCATGAGGGATGGTGTGACTATAGAATCAGATGGCGGTCTTACCGGTTTACAGGTTGATAGTTTCTATGTCCCTGAGAACCCAAAATGGTTTGATTCTACTTGCGGGTTGGAGGATTCTACTGGTGATTGTGGCAATAGTGAATTTAGACCTGGGGAGACTGTATGA
- the LOC108194857 gene encoding uncharacterized protein LOC108194857 gives MAERQTSEASDSPTRERHVREFDELQEIIRRQGEQIEKLAQELRQGRNAEAVPPPPPPPLHQMEPLYERFRKQRPPTFEGSSDPLEALDWKSSLEDIFEFMQLNDREKVSCTVHTLKKDAKIWWDVVKLTRDVSQMTWADFETLFNEKFYSEAMLSAKVNEFSRLYQGSLSVAEYARKFDRLAKFAPDLVVTEASRVNRFLEGLQPELARDVDMGRTGPLTYSQAVEKALRAEHREQKIMRVKGSTTMPRRDVPFNKDQDRFSNKRGGQGSQNRFDPNKRFKGEPQNNKSGQQPWPQCQKCGKRHFGVCKAAIRKCYKCGKEDHLIKDCPMWKNEQKKEEPSKTNARIFAITQADADASNTVVSGNITIDGIPTYALIDSGATHSFASINYLKRLRRPFEKLSSEFSAILPSGEILYSNQWLRAVPRCMIMR, from the exons ATGGCTGAAAGGCAAACATCTGAAGCTAGTGATAGTCCCACCCGAGAAAGACATGTTAGGGAATTTGATGAATTACAAGAAATTATTCGTAGACAAGGTGAGCAGATAGAGAAGCTAGCTCAAGAGTTACGACAAGGGCGTAATGCTGAAGCTGTCCCACCTCCTCCACCACCTCCCCTACATCAGATGGAACCTTTATATGAGAGATTTAGAAAACAACGCCCACCTACTTTTGAGGGTAGCAGTGACCCATTAGAAGCACTAGATTGGAAGAGTTCCCTAGAAGATATCTTTGAGTTTATGCAATTAAATGATAGGGAAAAGGTGTCTTGCACCGTGCATACGTTAAAGAAAGACGCTAAGATTTGGTGGGATGTTGTTAAGCTTACACGTGACGTTAGTCAGATGACTTGGGCTGATTTCGAGACCCTTTTTAACGAAAAGTTCTATAGTGAAGCTATGTTAAGTGCTAAAGTAAACGAGTTTAGTAGATTGTACCAGGGGAGTCTATCGGTTGCTGAGTATGCTCGAAAGTTTGATCGATTAGCTAAGTTTGCACCGGATTTGGTGGTCACTGAGGCTAGTAGGGTGAATCGTTTTCTTGAGGGATTACAACCAGAGTTAGCTAGAGATGTTGACATGGGACGTACTGGGCCTCTCACTTATTCTCAAGCAGTTGAAAAAGCTTTGAGGGCTGAACATAGGGAACAAAAGATAATGAGGGTGAAGGGTTCTACTACAATGCCTAGGAGGGATGTTCCATTTAATAAAGATCAAGATCGGTTTTCAAACAAACGAGGTGGTCAAGGATCTCAGAATAGATTTGATccaaataaaagatttaaaggtGAACCACAAAACAACAAGTCGGGGCAACAACCTTGGCCACAATGTCAAAAGTGTGGAAAACGTCATTTCGGGGTATGCAAAGCAGCAATAAGGAAGTGTTATAAATGCGGAAAGGAGGATCATTTGATCAAGGATTGTCCGATGTGGAAAAATGAGCAGAAGAAAGAGGAGCCTTCAAAGACTAATGCCAGAATCTTTGCTATCACGCAAGCAGATGCAGATGCTAGCAATACGGTGGTGTCAGGTAATATTACTATCGATGGCATTCCTACTTATGCATTGATAGATTCAGGAGCCACACATTCATTTGcttctataaattatttgaaaagacTTAGGAGACCTTTTGAAAAGTTATCAAGTGAGTTTAGTGCAATATTACCGTCTGGAGAgatattatattctaatcaaTGGTTAAGAGCGGTTCCT AGATGTATGATTATGAGGTGA